From a region of the Desulfovibrio sp. JC010 genome:
- a CDS encoding YaaA family protein → MKTIILIPPSEGKADGGKNEPLKSVSGIAANLIEAIKEADPKKLYGLKKNALEKAITANKNVLSSKTMPAIERYTGVVYDAIDYQTLKNKSDFDEKVLIVSGLFGLVRPTDLIPDYRLKIDKLKAAKLWLNSNSEQLKDKFVIDLLPQAHKKAVNYDHGIEVEFVLKKAGKKMPAGHQGKHIKGRFIRWLIENNITDPKHFKDFKEEGYKWTGEIFLKEIQP, encoded by the coding sequence ATGAAAACCATCATCTTGATTCCACCATCAGAGGGCAAAGCTGACGGGGGGAAGAATGAACCTTTAAAGTCTGTATCAGGTATTGCTGCCAACTTAATTGAAGCGATCAAAGAAGCTGACCCTAAAAAGCTGTACGGACTTAAGAAAAATGCGCTTGAGAAAGCAATCACTGCAAATAAGAACGTCTTAAGCTCAAAAACAATGCCGGCAATTGAAAGGTATACTGGTGTTGTTTATGACGCTATTGATTATCAGACTTTGAAAAACAAATCAGACTTCGATGAAAAAGTATTAATTGTGTCAGGGCTGTTCGGCCTTGTCCGCCCCACTGATTTGATTCCTGATTATCGCCTGAAAATTGATAAATTAAAGGCTGCCAAACTATGGCTGAATTCCAATTCAGAACAATTAAAAGATAAATTTGTTATTGATTTATTGCCGCAGGCACACAAGAAGGCTGTGAACTATGATCATGGAATTGAAGTTGAATTTGTCCTGAAAAAAGCAGGAAAAAAAATGCCTGCAGGCCATCAGGGAAAGCACATTAAAGGTCGCTTTATCAGGTGGTTGATTGAAAACAACATCACAGACCCAAAGCATTTTAAAGATTTTAAAGAAGAAGGCTATAAGTGGACTGGTGAAATTTTCTTAAAGGAAATTCAGCCCTGA
- a CDS encoding methyl-accepting chemotaxis protein, with the protein MFRSISTRISYIVAAVVVASTLVTLIFTSSTLEDDLIDGQGRSARNTIRMGMLYLQEGHQSLDRYRKHAFDDRKQAIKDAMTIFLGQIDNFYALYKSGKLTEEQAKNAAYRLARNTRYFNNDYFFIYTDKLHALAHPNRALEGRDLSKLKDNNGYAFGPDMIRKATREGGGYVKLLWPRLGESAASPKILYVKGFPRWNWIIGTGAYVDDIEAAVERQKKGLIKEMRKGFSQIRLAETGRLFIFNNDKKVLVPPLGAGPDFEKTINLNTGKTLIHDLKEIGKLGEWRLDYKVRRQDGQIVERQSYVRFFAPLGWYVASTVPMREVFAPVEDLIMKQGGISFLILLLTIGVIYWVIRRICLPIRSVSKVAFHVSKGDLREARKVFAMATDKGHLRKVVDSFETGKEKRFDEVDYLVKSIHTMLLTLNSLVSQVQRSGDQVTGSALKLGTAINQLEAAVENQAAATQELGSSSREISATSQELARTMNESTTVAVSTGDLAAQGVRDLGEMGQTMDAMRDASGGIFSKLSVINSKAANISSVVTSISKISEQINLLSLNAAIEAEKAGEFGQGFSVVAREIRKLADQTAMSTLDIEKIVAEMLSAVSAGVMEMDKFRKQVENGVSNVAVLGDGISGVVTQVQTLTPRFESVNEGMQNQSEGAEQISKAMIQLSETSIQTKDALSEFVVITEQLANSVASLEEEVAAFQVEQD; encoded by the coding sequence ATGTTCCGGTCAATCAGTACTAGGATTTCATATATAGTCGCTGCTGTTGTTGTCGCTTCCACGCTGGTTACGCTGATTTTCACCAGTTCCACCCTTGAGGATGATCTGATTGACGGGCAGGGACGTAGTGCCCGGAACACCATCAGGATGGGCATGCTCTATCTGCAGGAGGGGCATCAGTCTCTTGACCGTTACCGCAAGCATGCCTTTGATGACCGCAAACAGGCCATCAAAGATGCCATGACCATCTTCCTCGGACAGATTGATAATTTTTACGCTCTCTACAAGTCCGGAAAACTCACTGAAGAGCAGGCCAAGAATGCGGCTTACCGCCTTGCCCGCAATACCAGATATTTCAACAACGACTATTTTTTCATCTACACTGATAAACTGCACGCGCTGGCCCATCCTAACCGCGCTCTTGAAGGGCGTGATCTGTCTAAATTAAAGGATAATAACGGTTATGCCTTCGGCCCGGATATGATCCGCAAGGCCACTCGCGAAGGGGGCGGTTATGTGAAACTGTTATGGCCCCGGCTCGGGGAGTCTGCAGCCAGTCCTAAAATCCTGTATGTGAAAGGGTTCCCCAGGTGGAATTGGATCATCGGGACCGGGGCGTATGTTGATGACATTGAGGCTGCAGTAGAAAGGCAGAAAAAGGGTTTGATCAAGGAAATGCGTAAGGGATTTTCTCAGATTCGTCTTGCCGAGACCGGGCGTCTTTTTATCTTTAATAATGATAAAAAGGTGCTGGTGCCGCCTCTTGGTGCTGGGCCTGATTTTGAGAAGACCATTAACCTGAATACCGGGAAGACTCTGATCCATGATCTGAAAGAGATTGGTAAACTGGGTGAATGGCGGCTTGATTACAAGGTCCGCAGACAGGACGGGCAGATTGTCGAACGTCAGTCGTATGTCCGGTTTTTCGCTCCTCTGGGCTGGTATGTGGCTTCCACCGTGCCCATGCGTGAAGTTTTTGCCCCTGTTGAGGACCTGATCATGAAGCAGGGTGGGATCAGTTTTCTGATTCTGCTGCTGACCATCGGGGTTATTTATTGGGTGATCCGGAGAATTTGTCTGCCTATCCGCAGTGTCTCTAAGGTTGCATTTCACGTTTCCAAGGGAGACCTGCGTGAAGCCCGTAAAGTTTTTGCCATGGCCACGGATAAGGGGCACCTTAGAAAGGTGGTTGATTCCTTTGAGACAGGTAAGGAGAAGCGTTTTGACGAGGTTGACTATCTTGTCAAATCCATCCACACCATGCTGCTTACCCTGAACTCACTGGTCAGTCAGGTGCAGAGGTCCGGGGATCAGGTTACAGGATCGGCCCTCAAGCTGGGGACAGCCATCAATCAGCTGGAAGCGGCAGTGGAAAATCAGGCTGCGGCGACACAGGAACTGGGCAGTTCTTCGCGTGAGATTTCCGCGACCTCTCAGGAACTGGCCCGGACCATGAACGAGTCTACCACTGTTGCGGTTTCCACCGGAGATCTGGCTGCGCAGGGCGTGCGTGATCTAGGCGAAATGGGCCAGACAATGGATGCCATGCGCGATGCTTCAGGCGGTATCTTTTCCAAGCTTTCGGTGATCAATTCCAAGGCGGCCAACATCAGCTCGGTGGTTACTTCCATTTCCAAGATTTCAGAGCAGATCAACCTGCTTTCCCTGAACGCTGCCATTGAAGCGGAAAAGGCCGGGGAATTCGGGCAGGGCTTTTCTGTCGTAGCCCGTGAAATTCGCAAACTTGCCGATCAGACCGCCATGTCCACCCTTGATATCGAAAAAATCGTGGCCGAGATGCTTTCCGCTGTTTCCGCCGGGGTTATGGAGATGGATAAGTTCCGCAAGCAGGTGGAGAACGGGGTCAGCAATGTGGCTGTGCTCGGGGACGGTATCTCAGGTGTCGTAACTCAGGTCCAGACCCTGACTCCGCGCTTTGAGTCGGTCAACGAAGGTATGCAGAACCAGAGCGAAGGAGCGGAGC